The following are encoded together in the Babesia microti strain RI chromosome II, complete genome genome:
- a CDS encoding hypothetical protein (overlaps_old_locusTagID:BBM_II01485) produces MYNILWIITNNVPFWISGLECDEWIVDVIKFFDIYKQELSIQIVECESVNEIRKILDTLNVTHQPIISHHCSIPIHIQNTNLTIHYPRGSDLYYKTNEFVPRYQLYLDILRKFGWDPVSISPIEWNRIRNNQIDVCKSYIKKILLNYYKKFIIK; encoded by the exons atgtacaatattttatggataattacaaacaatGTGCCTTTTTGGATTAGTGGATTGGAATGCGATGAATGGATAGTTGatgttataaaattttttgatatatacaaacAAGAGCTATCTAtccaaattgttgaatgtGAATCAGTCAACGAA ATTAGAAAAATATTAGATACGTTAAATGTTACACATCAACCAATAATTTCACACCATTGTTCTATTCCTATACACATTCAGAATACCAATTTAACAATACACTATCCTAGAGGAAG TgatttgtattataaaaCAAATGAATTTGTCCCTAGATATCAATT ATATCTGGATATATTGAGAAAATTTGGATGGGATCCTGTCTCAATTTCACCAATTGAATGGAATAGGATTAGGAATA atCAAATTGATGTTTGCAAGAGTTATATTAAGAagattttattaaattactataaaaaatttatcatcaaataa
- a CDS encoding hypothetical protein (overlaps_old_locusTagID:BBM_II01470;~overlaps_old_locusTagID:BBM_II01475) encodes MESYTIFDHSNNSCHSAATNDYYLGRNLIDAISIYSYNVKNSDFKKCLEELREYTSKPKSIGKNYKEIIKIILSNLKNSSIENYQIIIELLVAFIGDLRQRVIPILSHLIEFLRILILESNVIKCDYKKQLFHIFTYLNEWPMDNFESFHRLFEAWLTSSSSILQSHSSYIIGTTMKKFNDELYKHSIIYFVHYSKNLSNADIYYKYIDSIGLAIAYLLYNSNSNLFWRADQLIRLGLSIYEDNSLNISSNDDLLNNELFINSLFTIYLNAFYHLKCMNAPIDILIKMFISEIQKYIINITRGLGVEDTGNSCKKFDFKCNKLSIAFGIFVRSSIYHSTIMASFFTNSLLGLIYWAKPISDVDIIMPIELSLDSLFDLKSLNNRHLMVIYNNILLPNFEFLCDIISNLSRSNPGKYSDIIQLSSRLFKKLVINMTQSYNLFDSLESKCMLIHYTNRSNNGLYKIAAVGKKYPECIDLIHKLLKSLNNLGGDNIKQHLELKYSSLNILNDFNKLQLCESNIIQIYNFLVPDFLDYLDDFITNFINSDLSIHGGLIMASITSLLDCILTFLRHNIFIKNMNRFKDNLISLFKISISYLISDHNDDKFDDVVISNAIKSIDIIFRSIPTFCNFDTSEIEETIQEVSDKLQFENQPFKCILDHCTIINSKMLVFAIYLVTSSKYKFQSGIYEYLSHNKFIIEQLISTHHIKKFIIQFYKTIITRLIIPNRSVQLLILDCIDYKILHCLNKLFKNDCNEVKTDVRCDDILEKLRRLISIDYSINDQRAKVNLTVNIIDNSATWSPLVCIIVMNVLTSQLLYKFEPLWNSSIESISKLIRSYKSNVATVYDCNFFHHFYNLYSSFIKSYIQHTIGNHAIYLDDTKFSNEANSNSIPIYNNDSNYNFKISNGNINNIFDLIKSYDTLIDNDYKKTAYITFSKEIYDRNKRKPLLYIIESKLYSFTPLPQNSSSSIHIDVFTDANIVVKNFSLIVSSIINKLGVSRDKMYYHFINELVDMIKKLFELKCYELIGELINAINSIVPSKIKVFDSGLDNQVNKSILYLSVLIINNFTALNANVKEKCIILLSHSIRLKESFPNLNSIISLINGKEIKSTIEYLSNFTSNGQMIVFNKILYKILFQLTMRFNKSFKSDRFVIIDFLNSSPESILPRVYYELFESIIYIKDCNELAECWDDVIRSICDDHEKFFQILNPYNWNNGLVSWNPCSINSNDGGYDMDKLGEWFVSSTKFTININFVTSIGFNKFVKWLDRSISQLSILLKPIHTFLFQLLYDCFLIYSSLNKSFHSSQYSNLITNDQTNDSVANKINGLLDAVMELDYIKHPSKHSYDNTNDQSFTNESEIDLFDRPNFDVTCSADSSEYSMIDVDENQKNVEEMTIYVSDNINNLESENDIAKGCDDDNFQSKKEINLIKFTLLNLLIKLIVESTPINMNVSSIVDMIKDSLTNIVKHELNMYVRHSNKISCQIITLLSSICTRSIQSKDFIYTTMDVLAKSFEYQNGCQIQTYSILSECMQLTLELFTNLYSNSENGLDLKYLEHFIQSTKYYWYRNCQLSNIQLDFISMAIQFVEKYADFLFLVLLTSKNISKLNQRSQDTKALNNALKMVIRSMRLINNMPNHENELLNDIIYESDNLTTNYLANCRDLKARKYTCEIMSLTAICELSQSKMDLPFNSIFKNGYNEADFEIICKICTSDYRYWRYGMACILDTLYCIKSGTLIIKINIDDNINFLSDFTAKFICETKISGTRTTKINTLLISSFIKPLLSNIYFLMTSNCDWLEDYIVLVKSIGLFYTGLVEKACALYCLGNGLQAEEGVNLLRMLFPLSNAVELLIMRAQQFTITTAIEIVKRLSFSIKKYKTIIANDLSANDRAQKFDEMTNVLFGDISDTLPQIINLGVSENMIDFDGKFVYYGEETHSHYIYDFDDIKRNKHALALKKMGQCVPMLSHVTLVKFAIPLALHYLKQPNSSQKTFSDSLADAAGDFLTSTIAHHLTLKHLIPSLFNLYNTTRQNRIFRIMVNGISQYKFELGDGNDVFLGKLLKNVRSNVVVSSKFYTRGKRDISGEPIFANRNFQKTDENRICVPGACELYGIICNLLEILYENDVVEDVMWVVRRLGNMLKSRDRDIRRSARNGLVKLACHINIRHLPNILYELDLLLQTGYKVPVLSFTSLKILEGFTSHTSDNAYLIRNQISEECLKVIFRIISKELMYILDSNVLEKGIGDVKSFNRVDEGKRQHFADICYILSRQGDTCIAGRLYLYYFEMMLEHGKHSKFLVKLKEMLTATAKGLSCRVDNDLLNLSNVLLWISISYIHGHGGSCLVDNIDRYLSNKPTISESFDGIIYQEEKIQNVYPQVVKEFYIHLASSALEIMRAYLRSHGCTGSSSVSIDIIPVVYTFTCGNSLLQDKSSRCIMVLLRINVGILSEHCWVITRVIFEYFSRIQCHRDIRNNHILLLKIFVNMIDQRGQNWLRAIGISDHDEARKKIYNTLIDVCINNMSTSSMRISMLQVMHYLFMKNSISMLATQSKVTNCVTSVTKLLLHTQCYTTQVFRHGSKILLYILKHYPTEVMLDSLMPLLVKNVNVNRHVVFALLKSIIKCPTYPPQSQYTRLIFFICYSSLSSVSNAVSDAGLKGIVYDIMTTVFRLVPNQSVELLDTCYKLAKEGENKAHLAAFSSICLILSMAITNVHEVLGGNLIQSAYHILILSVRTGGNSDMDLDSKLVNTSLKTLHNVLNMLTNDDLDVINCMVVSTSDSCIGIGAPGTISRGKRSSIACLRAFWDFITNVGYRHGHPLVESTSLACFNTVLKLAPDTMEGKVVVSMLAKCLDRLGFSKAFELHGKMRDTVLELVTLAIDYLERIVGLCPSSGSAWKWCEDGPVADKASFFEDLVKKSPDQVLKSSVSWLCYLVRRHLGNVKTRYQRLQGICIVLQHLASRQYIYTKEGEVSLVKLITSARIASTLLSKREVGKREKEKRERDSTYRRICEISSLAEEMLNMIERKMGKLDRSQDYIRLVNTAGSYIARRRTHVKVSRTRALVCNPKLAVLRKVAKHTKKRR; translated from the exons ATGGAATCATATACTATATTCGATCATAGTAACAATTCATGCCACAGCGCTGCCACGAATGATTACTATCTTGGAAGAAATTTAATTGATgctatatcaatttatagTTATAATGTAAAGAATTctgattttaaaaaatgtttggAGGAATTACGTGAATATACAAGCAAGCCTAAATCTATAGGCAAAAATTACAAGGAGATTATTAAAATCATACTTAGTAatctaaaaaattcatcaattgaGAATTATCAGATCATTATCGAATTATTGGTGGCTTTTATTGGCGATTTGAGACAACGGGTTATCCCTATTTTATCGCATctaattgaatttttacgAATATTAATTCTTGAGTCTAATGTCATAAAATGCGATTATAAAAAACAGTTATTTCACATTTTTACATATCTTAATGAGTGGCCtatggataattttgaatctTTTCATCGTCTATTTGAAGCATGGCTTACAAGTTCATCTTCCATACTGCAATCGCACTCATCATACATCATTGGTACTACGATGAAGAAATTTAATGATGAATTGTATAAGCATTCAATCATTTATTTCGTACACTATTCCAAAAACTTATCTAATGCGGATATTtactataaatatattgattcaATTGGATTAGCAATCGCATATTTGCTATACAACTCGAATTCGAATTTGTTTTGGAGGGCTGATCAATTGATACGATTAGGATTATCTATATATGAGGATAATTCTTTAAATATAAGTAGCaatgatgatttattaaataatgaacTATTTATAAACTCGTTATttactatatatttgaatgcATTTTATCATCTAAAATGTATGAATGCTCcaatagatatattaattaaaatgtttattTCTGAGATTCAaaagtatattattaacattACAAGGGGGTTAGGGGTCGAGGATACTGGTAATTcttgtaaaaaatttgattttaaatgcaacaaattatctatCGCATTTGGGATTTTTGTACGATCTAGTATATACCACTCGACAATTATGGCATCATTTTTTACTAACTCACTTCTTGGATTGATTTACTGGGCTAAGCCTATTTCGGATGTTGATATTATAATGCCAATTGAATTATCATTAGattcattatttgatttgaAGTCACTAAATAATCGACACTTGATGGTAAtctataacaatatattattaccaAATTTCGAATTTCtatgtgatataatatcaaatCTATCTAGGAGTAATCCTGGAAAGTATAGTGACATAATTCAACTTTCTTCAAgattgtttaaaaaattggttaTTAATATGACTCAATCGTATAATCTATTTGATAGCTTAGAAAGTAAATGTATGTTGATACACTACACTAATAGATCAAATAATGGGCTGTATAAAATAGCAGCAGTTGGTAAAAAATATCCAGAATGTATTGATCTAATCCATAAGttattaaaatcattaaataatctTGGGGGCGACAATATCAAGCAACATTTGGAATTGAAATATTCATCATTGAATATTCTGAATGATTTTAATAAGTTACAATTATGCGAATCcaatataattcaaatatataattttttggttCCAGATTTTCTTGATTATTTGGATGATTTTATaaccaattttatcaattccGACCTTTCCATTCATGGCGGACTGATTATGGCTAGCATAACATCTCTACttgattgtatattaacGTTTTTAAGGcacaatatttttatcaaaaatatgaatCGGTTCAAAGATAATCTCATAAGCTTATTCAAGATATCCATTTCCTATTTGATATCTGATCacaatgatgataaatttgatgatgtTGTTATTAGCAATGCCATTAAAAGTATTGACATTATATTTAGATCCATTCCCacattttgcaattttgatACATCAGAAATTGAAGAAACTATTCAAGAGGTTTCAGACAAGTTACAGTTTGAGAACCAACCATTTAAATGCATATTGGAtcattgtacaataattaactCTAAAATGTTAGTATTTGCTATTTACCTTGTGACCTCATCAAAGTATAAATTTCAATCTGGTatttatgaatatttatctCATAACAAGTTTATCATCgaacaattaatttcaactcatcatatcaaaaaattcatcatacaattttataagACCATAATCACAAGATTGATTATTCCCAATAGGAGTGTCCAATTATTAATCTTAGATTGCATAGACTATAAAATACTTCATTGtttaaataaactattcAAGAATGATTGTAACGAAGTAAAAACAGATGTTAGATGCGATGATATATTGGAGAAACTGAGAAGGTTAATCAGTATCGATTACTCCATAAATGACCAACGAGCAAAAGTCAATTTGACAGtaaatatcattgataATTCTGCAACATGGTCGCCACTGGTATGTATTATTGTTATGAATGTATTGACAAGTCAATTgctatataaatttgagcCACTATGGAATTCTTCCATTGAATCAATATCAAAGTTGATCAGATCATACAAAAGTAACGTGGCTACAGTTTAcgattgtaattttttccaccatttttacaatcttTACAGTTCATTCataaaatcatatattCAACATACCATTGGTAATCatgcaatatatttggatgATACTAAGTTTTCCAATGAAGCGAATTCAAATTCCATTCCcatttataacaatgaTTCTAactacaattttaaaataagtAATGGCAATATTAACAACATTTTTGACTTAATTAAATCATATGATACACTTATTGACAATGATTATAAGAAAACTGCATATATTACATTCAGTAAGGAAATATATGATCGCAATAAAAGGAAGCcattattatacataatagAATCTAAGCTATATTCGTTTACTCCATTGCCACAAAACTCGTCATCATCAATACATATTGATGTATTTACCGATGCAAACATTGTTGTAAAGAATTTTTCATTGATAGTGTCAAgtattataaataaattgggAGTATCTAGGGataaaatgtattatcattttataaatgaattggtggatatgattaaaaaattattcgaattaaaatgttacGAATTAATTGGAgaattaataaatgcaattaattCCATTGTGCCAAGTAAGATTAAGGTATTTGATAGCGGATTAGACAATCAGgttaataaatcaatacTATACTTATCGgtgttaattattaacaattttacagCATTGAATGCAAATGTCAAAGAAAagtgtataattttgttatctCATTCAATTCGTTTGAAGGAGTCTTTTCCCAATTTAAATAGCATAATTTCATTGATAAATGGCAAAGAAATCAAATCAACCATTGAATATCTATCAAATTTCACTTCAAATGGACAAATGATCGTGTTCAATAAGATATTGTATAagatattatttcaattaaCTATGAGATTTAATAAATCTTTTAAATCTGATCGTTTTGTtatcattgattttttaaattcatcCCCTGAATCTATTCTTCCACGTGTTTATTACGAATTGTTTGAaagtataatttatattaagGATTGCAATGAATTGGCTGAATGTTGGGATGATGTAATTAGGAGTATATGTGACGATCATGAGaaatttttccaaatattaaatCCATATAATTGGAATAACGGGTTGGTATCATGGAATCCTTGttcaattaattcaaatGATGGAGGATATGATATGGATAAATTAGGAGAGTGGTTTGTATCATCTACAAagtttacaattaatattaattttgtcaCATCAATTGGCTTTAACAAGTTTGTTAAATGGCTTGATAGATCTATTTCACAACTTTCAATACTGTTGAAACCCATACATACTTTTCTATTCCAACTGTTATACGATTGTTTCCTTATTTATTCTTCTCTAAACAAATCATTTCACTCATCACAATACAGTAACCTGATCACTAATGATCAAACGAATGACTCTGTGgccaataaaataaatggCTTGTTAGATGCAGTTATGGAATTGGATTACATAAAACACCCTTCTAAGCATTCATATGACAACACCAATGATCAATCATTCACTAATGAAtctgaaattgatttattcGACAGGCCTAATTTTGATGTTACATGTTCTGCCGATTCATCAGAATATAGCATGATAGATGTCGATGAAAATCAAAAGAACGTTGAGGAGATGACAATTTATGTTAGTGACAATATTAACAATCTGGAAAGTGAGAATGATATAGCTAAAGGTTGTGATGATGACAATTTTCAATCAAAGAaggaaattaatttgatcaaattcACTTTacttaatttattgatcAAACTAATTGTCGAATCAACTCCAATCAACATGAATGTATCATCCATAGTTGATATGATCAAGGATTCACTAACAAATATAGTTAAACATGAGCTAAACATGTATGTTAGACATTCCAACAAAATATCATGTCAAATTATAACTTTATTATCTTCAATATGCACGCGTTCGATACAGTCCAAGGATTTTATATACACTACAATGGATGTACTCGCTAAATCATTTGAGTATCAAAATGGATGCCAGATTCAGACGTATAGTATTTTATCTGAGTGTATGCAATTGACACTCGAATTATTCACTAACTTATATAGTAACAGTGAAAATGGGTTGGATTTAAAATACTTGGAGCACTTTATCCAGAgcacaaaatattactgGTACAGAAATTGCCAGCTGAGCAACATACAACTGGATTTCATTTCAATGGCCATACAATTTGTGGAAAAATATGCAGATTTTTTATTTCTAGTATTGTTAACATCGAAAAACATATCAAAATTGAATCAGCGATCACAAGATACAAAGGCGTTGAATAATGCTTTGAAGATGGTTATCCGGTCTATGagattaattaataatatgcCAAATcatgaaaatgaattattgaatgatattatatacgAATCTGACAATTTAACAACTAATTACTTAGCTAATTGCAGGGATTTGAAGGCAAGAAAGTATACATGTGAAATTATGTCACTAACAGCCATTTGTGAATTATCTCAGTCTAAAATGGATTTACCATTTAATAGTATTTTTAAGAATGGATATAATGAGGCAGACtttgaaatcatttgtaaaatttgcactAGTGATTATAGGTACTGGAGGTATGGTATGGCATGCATTTTGGATActttatattgtataaaatcTGGTACcttaattatcaaaataaacATTGATGACAACATAAATTTCTTGAGCGATTTTActgcaaaatttatatgCGAAACTAAAATTTCGGGTACTAGAACAACAAAGATTAATACCCTACTTATATCTTCATTCATCAAGCCCCTACTGAGCAACATATACTTTTTAATGACATCGAATTGCGATTGGCTTGAAGATTATATTGTACTTGTAAAATCTATTGGTTTATTTTATACAGGGCTAGTAGAAAAGGCATGTGCATTGTATTGCCTAGGCAATGGATTGCAAGCGGAAGAAGGTGTCAATTTGTTAAGAATGTTATTTCCATTGTCTAATGCTGTAGAATTGTTGATTATGCGGGCACAgcaatttacaattaccactgcaattgaaattgttaagCGATTATCATTTTCTATTAAAAAGtataaaacaataataGCAAATGATTTATCCGCTAATGATAGGGCACAGAAATTTGATGAGATGACCAATGTTTTGTTTGGTGATATATCTGATACATTGCcccaaataattaatttgggCGTATCAGAAAATATGATAGATTTTGACGGTAAATTCGTGTACTATGGAGAGGAAACACATTCGCATTACATTTACGATTTTGATGACATTAAGAGGAATAAGCATGCTTTAGCGTTAAAAAAAATGGGTCAGTGTGTACCAATGTTAAGCCATGTAACactggtaaaatttgccattCCACTTGCACTGCATTACCTTAAGCAACCAAACTCCAGCCAGAAAACATTTTCAGATTCCCTAGCAGATGCGGCTGGGGATTTTTTAACTTCGACAATAGCACATCATCTCACATTGAAGCATTTGATACCATCGCTCTTCAATCTATACAACACAACTAGGCAAAATAGAATATTTCGAATTATGGTCAATGGTATTAGCCAATACAAATTTGAGCTGGGGGATGGGAATGACGTATTTTTGggtaaattattaaagaATGTAAGGTCAAATGTGGTGGTTTCCAgcaaattttatactaGGGGGAAGAGAGATATCTCTGGTGAACCAATTTTTGCAAACAGGAATTTTCAAAAGACTGACGAGAATCGAATTTGCGTACCGGGTGCCTGCGAGTTATATGGcataatttgcaatttgtTAGAGATTTTATATGAAAATGACGTTGTTGAGGATGTAATGTGGGTTGTTAGAAGGCTAGGTAACATGTTAAAGTCTCGTGATAGGGATATAAGAAGATCTGCTAGAAATGGGCTGGTCAAATTGGCGTGTCATATAAACATACGACATTTGCCTAATATACTTTACGAGTTAGATTTATTGCTGCAAACTGGATACAAAGTACCGGTTCTATCATTCACCAGCCTTAAAATATTGGAAGGTTTTACATCACATACCAGTGACAATGCATATTTAATTAGAAATCAGATCTCAGAAGAGTGCCTAAAGGTTATTTTTAGGATCATTAGTAAGGAGttaatgtatattttggataGCAATGTTTTGGAAAAGGGTATAGGAGATGTAAAAAGTTTTAACAGGGTGGATGAAGGGAAAAGACAGCATTTTGCtgatatatgttatatattatctagGCAAGGGGATACTTGTATCGCTGGAAGGCTCTACCTTTATTATTTTGAGATGATGTTAGAACACGGCAAACACTCTAAATTTTTGGTGAAATTGAAGGAAATGCTAACGGCTACAGCAAAGGGGCTTTCATGCCGCGTTGAcaatgatttattaaatctATCCAATGTTTTGTTGTGGATATCAATAAGTTACATCCATGGGCATGGTGGAAGTTGTCTAGTAGACAACATTGATCgttatttatcaaataagcCTACAATAAGCGAGTCATTTGATGGTATTATTTATCAGGAAGAGAAAATACAGAACGTTTATCCACAAGTGGTTAAAGAGTTTTATATCCATCTAGCCAGTTCAGCCTTGGAAATAATGAGGGCTTACTTACGTAGCCATGGTTGCACCGGGTCTTCTTCAGTTTCAATTGATATCATTCCTGTGGTTTATACCTTTACATGTGGCAACTCTTTGCTCCAAGACAAATCTTCAAGGTGTATAATGGTGTTGTTAAGAATTAATGTGGGGATTTTGTCTGAACACTGTTGGGTCATAACACGTGTgatatttgaatatttttcGCGTATCCAATGTCATAGGGATATTAGGaataatcatattttgCTGTTGAagatatttgttaatatgATTGATCAACGTGGGCAAAATTGGTTGAGGGCTATTGGGATATCTGACCATGATGAAGCTAGGAAGAAGATTTACAACACATTGATAGACGTTtgcataaataatatgtcaACATCCAGCATGAGAATTTCAATGTTGCAAGTAATGCATTACTTATTCATGAAAAACTCCATCAGTATGTTGGCGACTCAGTCCAAAGTGACGAATTGTGTAACTTCTGTGACTAAATTATTGCTACATACACAATGTTATACCACGCAAGTTTTTAGGCACGGATCAAAGATTTTGTTATACATACTAAAGCACTATCCCACAGAAGTTATGCTGGATTCATTGATGCCTTTGCTGGTAAAGAATGTCAACGTTAATAGGCATGTGGTGTTCGCTCTTCTCAAATCTATAATCAAGTGCCCTACGTACCCCCCTCAGTCACAATACACAAGGCtgattttttttatatGTTACTCTTCCCTGTCGTCAGTCAGTAACGCTGTAAGTGATGCCGGGTTGAAGGGCATTGTTTATGATATAATGACTACTGTGTTTAGGTTGGTTCCCAACCAATCAGTCGAGCTTTTGGATACCTGTTACAA GTTAGCAAAAGAAGGCGAAAATAAAGCCCACTTAGCGGCATTTTCAAGTATATGTCTTATTTTATCCATGGCAATTACTAATGTGCATGAGGTTTTGGGTGGGAATCTTATACAGTCGGCCTACCACATATTGATACTGAGCGTTCGCACTGGTGGGAATAGTGATATGGATTTAGACAGCAAACTTGTCAATACATCACTAAAGACGCTACATAATGTGCTAAACATGCTCACCAATGATGATTTGGATGTGATTAATTGCATGGTCGTTTCCACCAGTGACAGTTGCATTGGTATCGGAGCTCCAGGGACCATTTCTAGGGGTAAAAGAAGTTCCATTGCATGTTTAAGGGCGTTTTGGGACTTTATAACGAACGTTGGATATAGACATGGACACCCTTTGGTGGAATCCACATCCCTCGCTTGTTTCAACACAGTACTAAAGTTGGCGCCAGATACAATGGAAGGGAAAGTAGTTGTGAGCATGCTTGCCAAGTGCCTAGACAGGCTAGGCTTTTCCAAGGCATTTGAATTGCATGGTAAGATGCGGGATACGGTGCTAGAGCTGGTGACCCTAGCAATAGATTATTTGGAGCGGATAGTTGGCCTCTGTCCGTCAAGTGGCTCCGCTTGGAAATGGTGTGAGGATGGTCCCGTGGCAGATAAGGCTAGTTTTTTTGAAGATTTGGTGAAGAAGTCACCAGATCAGGTGTTAAAATCTAGTGTTTCATGGCTTTGCTATTTAGTGCGTCGGCATTTGGGTAACGTCAAGACCAGATACCAGCGCTTGCAGGGCATTTGTATAGTTCTGCAGCACTTGGCATCCAGGCAATACATTTACACGAAAGAAGGAGAGGTTTCATTAGTTAAGTTGATAACAAGTGCCAGAATAGCCAGTACATTATTGAGCAAGCGGGAGGTAGGGAAAAGGGAAAAGGAGAAGAGAGAGAGGGATAGTACATACAGGAGAATATGCGAGATATCTTCTTTGGCGGAAGAAATGCTAAATATGATAGAGAGGAAGATGGGCAAGCTGGACAGGTCTCAAGATTATATTAGACTAGTGAATACTGCCGGCTCG TACATCGCCAGACGCAGGACGCACGTTAAGGTCAGCAGAACACGAGCATTGGTCTGCAATCCTAAACTAGCAGTTTTGCGCAAAGTGGCAAAACACACTAAGAAACGACGTTAA
- a CDS encoding hypothetical protein (overlaps_old_locusTagID:BBM_II01480;~overlaps_old_locusTagID:BBM_II01485): protein MCIANFFITNSLVHIIKLYLLLYFLFIVTDNTNFYVKTFRVIKCSSLTTYNNLNKLCSKQFAECIVEYDDLDKVSIDNPTDYKPDVLRNMSIEDLEKTITNTRRIRRKMELVRKNNPMEFVKSNYDIVRKLLARSLFIRHEIELNRRRKQLNDVVKDG from the exons atgtgtatcgcaaatttttttataacaaattcattagtacatattattaaattatatctattactttattttttgtttatcGTAACAGATAATACCAATTTCTACGTGAAAACATTCAGAGTTATAAAATGCAGTTCCTTAACAACATACaataatctaaataaattatgtagCAAACAATTTGCCGAATGCATAGTAGAGTATGATGATTTGGATAAAGTATCAATTGATAATCCCACTGACTACAAGCCTGATGTGTTGAGGAATATGTCTATTGAAGACTTGGAAAAG ACAATAACAAATACCAGGAGGATTAGAAGGAAGATGGAGTTAGTTAGGAAAAACAATCCTATGGAATTTGTTAAATCAAATTACGATATTGTACGAAAGTTGCTTGCAAGATCGTTATTTATTCGTCatgaaattgaattgaATCGAAGAcgtaaacaattaaatgatgTTGTAAAGGATGGATAA